A region of Vibrio tubiashii ATCC 19109 DNA encodes the following proteins:
- a CDS encoding TRAP transporter large permease, translated as MFDLSSIGIAWGSVLMLVMMIGLLLTGMQLAFVTGFVAIFFTLCWFGPDALPLIASRTYSFASGYVFLAVPMFVLMAALLDRSGIAKDLFDAMKSVGRKVRGGVAVQTLLVAVLLASMSGVIGGETVLLGILALPQMLRLGYDRKLAIGTTCAGGALGTMLPPSIVLIIYGMTASVSIGDLFKASFLPAFILAGCYIAYVLIRCKLNPSLAPIPSDSAEEDEPQVSYFKALFFPLLSVAVVLGSIYTGVASVTEASALGVVGIMLSAIIRGEMNFKMLKESAIATMRTCGMIMWIGIGASALVGIYNLMGGIDFVEEVILGLSGGSAIGTLLIMMVILLVLGMFLDWVGVALLTMPIFVPIITGLGFDPVWFGVVFCLNMQVSFLSPPFGPAAFYLKSVAPKDISLGEIFTSLLPFIALQVFVLSLVIIFPELAMWWK; from the coding sequence ATGTTTGATCTCTCTTCAATTGGCATCGCATGGGGCAGTGTACTCATGCTAGTAATGATGATTGGCTTGCTGCTTACCGGCATGCAGCTTGCTTTTGTGACAGGTTTTGTCGCCATCTTCTTCACCTTATGTTGGTTTGGGCCAGATGCTCTACCTCTTATCGCGAGTCGTACCTACAGCTTCGCCTCTGGCTACGTGTTCTTAGCGGTTCCGATGTTTGTCTTAATGGCGGCGCTGCTTGATCGTTCTGGTATCGCGAAAGACCTGTTTGATGCGATGAAATCAGTCGGTCGAAAGGTGCGCGGTGGCGTTGCGGTTCAGACACTATTGGTCGCAGTATTGCTTGCTTCTATGTCTGGTGTTATCGGTGGTGAAACAGTACTACTTGGTATTCTCGCGTTGCCTCAGATGCTTCGCTTAGGCTACGACCGTAAACTCGCTATCGGTACTACTTGTGCTGGTGGAGCGTTGGGAACCATGCTGCCTCCGAGCATTGTATTGATCATCTACGGTATGACAGCGAGCGTATCAATTGGTGACTTATTTAAGGCGTCATTTTTGCCCGCATTTATCTTAGCTGGCTGCTACATCGCATACGTGTTGATTCGCTGTAAGCTGAACCCTTCTCTGGCACCGATTCCTAGCGATAGTGCCGAGGAGGATGAACCACAAGTCAGCTACTTTAAAGCGCTGTTTTTCCCTCTACTCTCAGTCGCGGTTGTATTGGGCAGTATTTATACCGGTGTTGCATCGGTAACTGAAGCATCGGCATTAGGTGTTGTCGGTATCATGCTCTCTGCGATTATTCGTGGCGAAATGAACTTCAAAATGCTTAAGGAAAGTGCCATCGCGACGATGCGTACCTGCGGCATGATCATGTGGATTGGTATCGGTGCAAGTGCATTGGTCGGTATCTACAACCTAATGGGCGGTATTGATTTTGTTGAAGAGGTGATTCTTGGTCTGAGCGGTGGTAGTGCGATTGGCACTCTATTGATCATGATGGTGATTCTATTGGTACTGGGCATGTTCCTTGACTGGGTTGGCGTAGCGCTGCTAACCATGCCTATCTTTGTACCAATTATTACTGGCTTAGGCTTTGACCCAGTGTGGTTTGGTGTCGTGTTCTGTTTGAACATGCAGGTTTCTTTCTTGTCACCACCGTTTGGCCCTGCTGCATTCTACTTAAAATCCGTAGCACCGAAGGACATAAGCCTTGGAGAAATCTTCACTTCACTGTTGCCATTTATCGCATTGCAGGTGTTTGTACTTAGCTTAGTGATTATTTTCCCGGAATTAGCGATGTGGTGGAAATAA
- a CDS encoding MaoC family dehydratase has protein sequence MKVADLFKHRGETITKQHSEFMQWMTPTVKEYWGEIVNKAHNRHLFTRLRDFQAPAVNDGVQPLVQQPKPIELKPEAQKLYLELQAKLGEVIHTGEWLDVSQERINQFGQVTEDMQWIHTDPERAEAESPFKTTIAHGFLTLALLPKLTDSVDPDNNLFPTAKMVVNIGLNQVRFPYPVKADNKVRAVSTLSKVTPIRKGLEIEREIKVEIEGVRRPGAVVTSVIQLHF, from the coding sequence ATGAAAGTCGCTGACTTATTTAAACATCGTGGTGAAACAATTACTAAACAGCATTCTGAGTTTATGCAGTGGATGACTCCAACTGTAAAAGAGTACTGGGGAGAGATTGTTAACAAGGCTCACAACCGCCACCTGTTTACTCGTCTGCGTGATTTTCAGGCTCCTGCTGTTAATGATGGAGTTCAGCCTCTGGTTCAGCAACCAAAGCCTATTGAGTTAAAGCCTGAAGCGCAAAAACTCTATCTAGAGCTGCAAGCAAAACTAGGTGAAGTGATCCATACTGGTGAGTGGTTAGATGTTTCTCAAGAACGAATTAACCAGTTTGGCCAAGTAACTGAAGACATGCAGTGGATCCATACCGATCCAGAGCGCGCAGAAGCAGAGTCTCCATTCAAAACCACGATTGCTCACGGCTTTCTGACGTTGGCTTTGTTACCAAAGCTGACTGATAGCGTTGATCCTGACAACAACCTCTTTCCTACAGCGAAGATGGTCGTCAACATTGGATTAAACCAAGTACGCTTCCCTTATCCTGTTAAGGCCGATAACAAAGTACGTGCGGTAAGTACCTTGTCTAAGGTAACGCCAATCCGTAAAGGCTTGGAAATCGAACGTGAAATTAAAGTCGAGATTGAAGGCGTTCGTCGTCCAGGTGCCGTTGTCACATCTGTGATTCAATTGCATTTTTAA
- a CDS encoding Mpo1 family 2-hydroxy fatty acid dioxygenase, which produces MKDLTQWLTEYGESHQNPINQKIHKVAVPGIFLSVVGLIWSIPPLELFGLTFNWVWIAALPVMVFYFRLSLSVFIMMLGFTLACISLVWSIEIMQLSVLLVSLVLFAVLWLFQFIGHKIEGKKPSFFEDVQFLLIGPIWVFRKR; this is translated from the coding sequence ATGAAGGATCTCACTCAATGGCTCACTGAATACGGTGAAAGCCATCAAAACCCGATCAATCAAAAGATACATAAAGTTGCCGTCCCGGGGATTTTCTTGTCAGTGGTTGGACTGATTTGGTCAATACCACCGCTTGAGCTATTTGGCTTAACTTTCAACTGGGTATGGATCGCTGCGTTGCCAGTGATGGTGTTCTATTTCCGGCTGTCACTCAGTGTATTTATTATGATGCTGGGGTTTACTCTTGCGTGTATTTCGCTGGTTTGGTCTATTGAGATCATGCAGCTGTCGGTTTTGCTTGTATCTTTGGTGCTGTTTGCCGTGCTGTGGCTGTTTCAGTTTATCGGCCACAAAATCGAAGGGAAAAAGCCCTCATTTTTCGAAGATGTTCAGTTCCTACTTATTGGCCCGATCTGGGTATTCAGAAAACGATAA
- a CDS encoding DUF3612 domain-containing protein encodes MPVSKSLIRQSHFLGTKIRNLRKRNHLTMEDLSARCIRVNPEYAPSVSYLSMIERGKRVPSIDMLEVIAEVFQKDPAWFLDDEPEQADITPDKGNRGGISGMALEPSFLFSNDILQIAIPEMLSQTGITGRQFAHLLIRAHQESNQNHFPDLERAAEEVGLKRLNLSAEDLMDIARSLGLTIRWISRPPKDVVDELGVSAKQIVTSFFEPPGSIYLNEVLKQYPTRLKYDLAVYIGHCVLHSKEGLKSVLSVGHANSWEENSQASPTSELNSQDILQAWRDFESSFFAGALLCPKVPFRQLLDRSGYEIDVHLKAGVSPSVAMRRMTVVSPYPHWHYFDAYGQNKLKAVYRGNGIPLPWGNMRKVNDPCQHWAVFRRLSEPQQGSSAQISILNVGDEPRIYCCESVNMTDPAGNNRVLCAGIDLNPAIDAQGGNSIELAEELKSLCVSNGGSAAIPRYMQKEFTTIAKILNINWIERGIQTDARVICSRGAVCPRKPSCYNGCQEASIQI; translated from the coding sequence ATGCCAGTGTCAAAAAGCCTTATTCGTCAGTCTCATTTTTTAGGTACTAAGATTAGAAACCTTAGGAAACGCAACCATTTAACTATGGAGGATCTCTCTGCACGCTGTATTCGAGTCAATCCAGAGTATGCCCCTTCTGTCTCGTATCTATCCATGATAGAGCGGGGAAAGCGCGTTCCAAGCATTGATATGCTGGAGGTCATTGCAGAGGTGTTCCAAAAAGATCCGGCTTGGTTTTTGGATGATGAACCAGAGCAAGCAGATATTACACCAGACAAAGGCAATAGAGGCGGTATCAGTGGAATGGCGCTAGAGCCAAGCTTTTTGTTCTCTAATGATATTTTGCAGATAGCGATACCCGAGATGTTGTCACAAACTGGCATTACTGGCCGCCAGTTTGCACACCTTCTTATTCGTGCTCATCAAGAAAGTAATCAAAACCACTTTCCAGACTTAGAGCGAGCGGCTGAAGAAGTAGGATTGAAAAGGCTCAATCTGTCAGCTGAAGATTTGATGGATATTGCGCGAAGTTTAGGGCTAACCATTCGCTGGATTTCTCGCCCTCCTAAAGATGTCGTGGACGAATTAGGAGTAAGTGCAAAACAGATTGTCACGTCATTCTTTGAGCCTCCCGGTAGCATCTACCTAAATGAGGTACTTAAACAGTACCCAACGCGCCTTAAATACGATCTAGCGGTCTATATAGGTCACTGCGTGTTACATAGTAAAGAAGGGCTTAAGAGCGTTCTCTCCGTTGGACACGCCAACAGCTGGGAAGAAAACAGCCAAGCCTCTCCTACATCTGAGCTTAACTCCCAAGACATTTTACAAGCATGGCGAGACTTCGAATCGAGCTTTTTCGCAGGTGCTCTACTGTGCCCTAAAGTTCCTTTTAGGCAATTACTCGATCGCAGTGGTTATGAAATCGATGTTCACCTAAAAGCCGGTGTCTCTCCTTCTGTTGCAATGCGACGTATGACCGTTGTTTCTCCTTACCCCCACTGGCACTACTTTGATGCCTACGGTCAAAATAAACTCAAAGCCGTATATCGTGGCAATGGTATTCCTCTACCTTGGGGAAACATGAGAAAGGTAAATGACCCTTGTCAGCACTGGGCAGTGTTTAGAAGACTGTCGGAGCCACAGCAAGGTAGCTCGGCGCAAATATCGATATTGAACGTCGGGGATGAGCCAAGAATATACTGTTGTGAATCAGTCAACATGACTGACCCGGCTGGAAACAATCGTGTTCTTTGTGCGGGGATCGACTTAAACCCAGCTATCGATGCTCAGGGGGGAAATTCGATTGAACTGGCAGAAGAGCTTAAATCTCTGTGTGTGAGTAATGGGGGTAGCGCCGCTATTCCTCGCTACATGCAAAAAGAATTCACGACCATTGCTAAGATTCTTAATATTAACTGGATTGAACGTGGCATACAGACTGATGCAAGAGTTATCTGTTCACGAGGTGCAGTGTGCCCACGTAAACCAAGTTGTTACAACGGTTGTCAGGAAGCGTCGATTCAAATTTAG
- a CDS encoding TRAP transporter small permease subunit, translating into MTDKTPHTPPEPDEQPRNFLDRIIIKISNLLSWLFIATVLISFYEVVMRYVFDAPTTWVHETASFIGGSLFIVGGIYAFAANKHVRVVLIYDAVSSQTRKYLNLVHHIVGLAFAGMLAYAAYFLAQEAWFTPWGELRLETSGSVLNAPYPALLKGLIFVVLSILVVQFVLHLIQEIMGLRKNDDV; encoded by the coding sequence ATGACTGATAAAACACCCCATACGCCACCAGAGCCTGATGAACAGCCAAGAAACTTTTTGGACAGAATCATTATAAAAATCAGCAACCTGTTGAGCTGGCTCTTTATCGCGACAGTACTTATCTCATTTTACGAAGTTGTGATGCGTTATGTATTTGATGCACCGACGACTTGGGTTCACGAAACGGCGTCATTTATTGGTGGGTCTCTGTTCATTGTGGGGGGTATATACGCATTTGCCGCCAATAAGCATGTTCGTGTGGTGTTGATTTACGATGCGGTCTCTTCTCAAACCCGCAAGTATCTGAACCTAGTTCACCATATTGTAGGACTAGCTTTCGCCGGGATGCTGGCTTATGCCGCGTATTTTCTAGCGCAGGAAGCTTGGTTTACTCCTTGGGGTGAGCTTAGGTTAGAAACGTCTGGCTCGGTCTTGAACGCCCCTTACCCTGCGTTACTCAAAGGTTTGATCTTTGTTGTTCTCAGTATTCTTGTTGTCCAGTTTGTATTGCACCTAATCCAAGAGATTATGGGGCTAAGGAAGAATGACGATGTTTGA
- the gntR gene encoding gluconate operon transcriptional repressor GntR, with translation MANKKKRPTLQDIADRVGVTKMTVSRCLRDPSQVSEAIKDKINQAVDELGYIPNRAPDILSNAKSNAIGVLVPSLTNQVFAEVMRGIESVTTPAGYQTMIAHYGYSAELEEKSIASLLSYNVDAIILSENFHTDKARKMLETASIPVVEIMDCFSPRIEQAVGFDNAKASQAMTEAILAKGRKRIAYFAARMDERTRLKMQGYQNAMECAGFEPISLQTEEASSFTLGAKLLGELKERHPDVDGIVCTNDDLAIGALYECQRRGILVPEQMAIAGFHGHDISQAMIPKLATVVTPREEIGRVAATQLIDRLKGKASWNDCIDLGYQIETGESI, from the coding sequence ATGGCGAACAAGAAAAAAAGACCAACGCTTCAAGATATTGCCGACAGAGTCGGCGTAACGAAAATGACCGTCAGTCGTTGCTTACGAGATCCTTCCCAAGTCTCTGAAGCAATCAAAGATAAAATTAACCAGGCAGTAGATGAGCTCGGCTATATTCCCAATCGCGCCCCAGACATACTTTCAAATGCTAAATCGAATGCCATTGGTGTCTTGGTGCCGTCTTTAACCAACCAAGTCTTTGCTGAAGTCATGCGAGGTATCGAATCTGTCACTACCCCGGCTGGCTATCAAACTATGATTGCTCACTATGGCTATAGTGCGGAACTCGAAGAAAAAAGTATCGCGTCATTACTGTCTTATAATGTGGATGCGATTATCTTGTCTGAAAACTTCCACACAGACAAAGCACGCAAGATGCTTGAAACCGCTTCAATACCCGTCGTAGAGATAATGGACTGCTTTTCTCCTCGGATTGAACAAGCCGTCGGTTTCGATAACGCAAAAGCATCACAAGCGATGACAGAGGCCATTTTGGCCAAAGGCCGCAAACGGATCGCTTATTTTGCTGCGAGAATGGATGAGCGGACTCGGTTAAAAATGCAGGGTTATCAAAACGCAATGGAGTGTGCCGGTTTTGAACCAATCAGCTTGCAAACGGAAGAAGCGTCTTCATTTACCCTTGGCGCTAAGCTACTTGGTGAGCTTAAAGAGCGCCATCCTGATGTAGACGGCATAGTATGCACTAACGACGATTTAGCCATCGGGGCGCTCTATGAGTGCCAAAGGAGAGGGATTTTGGTCCCTGAGCAAATGGCGATTGCTGGTTTCCATGGTCATGATATCAGCCAAGCGATGATTCCTAAACTGGCGACTGTGGTGACACCGCGTGAGGAAATAGGACGTGTTGCGGCGACCCAGCTGATTGACAGGCTGAAAGGGAAAGCATCATGGAATGATTGTATCGATCTGGGTTATCAAATCGAAACCGGTGAAAGTATATAG
- the gndA gene encoding NADP-dependent phosphogluconate dehydrogenase — MLMIQSNIAMIGLGVMGKSLALNLLDNGFNVTGFDISQQNRERANEEGKQLSTQPSKGRLHIVENLTELLESLENPRVIALSVPAGEIVDSVIEDLRSAGLSREDIVIDTGNSLWTDSERREQQFSGQLRFFSTAVSGGEVGARTGPSLMASGDREAWNYVKPMWEAIAAKVDAKGLPVAQFESGDACAAYLGRAGAGHYVKMVHNGIEYADMQLICEAYHFMSSALNMPAHEIGDVFEAWNQGVLNSYLMEISADILRTDDPVTGRPFVEIVLDKAGQKGTGLWTAVDALQQGAPAPTIAQAVFARAQSSQKETRGLASSVFKSEPNSDTELDKASLLAELHDALYCSKLTVYAQGFDLLKTTSDKEEWALDFANISKIWRAGCIIRAIFLQDITHAYQENKQLENLLLDPKFVEQLNNRSLGWRGCIAKAALTGVPVPAMSSALSYFDGLRSAVVPANLLQAQRDYFGSHSYARIDEPEEARYHLTWSREQKQQISV; from the coding sequence ATACTCATGATTCAGTCAAATATTGCCATGATTGGCCTTGGAGTGATGGGGAAAAGCCTCGCGCTTAACCTGCTTGATAATGGTTTCAATGTTACTGGCTTCGATATCAGTCAACAAAACCGTGAACGTGCTAATGAGGAAGGTAAACAGCTATCAACGCAACCAAGCAAAGGCCGTCTACACATCGTAGAAAACTTAACAGAGCTGCTAGAAAGCCTAGAGAATCCGCGAGTCATTGCTCTGTCTGTTCCTGCTGGTGAGATTGTTGACTCAGTCATCGAAGATTTACGTAGTGCTGGCTTAAGCCGTGAAGATATTGTTATCGATACCGGCAACAGTTTATGGACCGACAGTGAACGTCGTGAACAGCAGTTTTCTGGTCAATTACGGTTCTTCAGTACCGCTGTTTCAGGTGGTGAAGTCGGGGCGCGTACTGGACCGTCATTAATGGCAAGTGGAGACCGCGAAGCGTGGAATTATGTGAAGCCGATGTGGGAGGCGATTGCAGCAAAGGTTGATGCAAAAGGTCTCCCGGTTGCTCAGTTTGAATCTGGGGACGCATGCGCAGCCTATCTAGGAAGAGCGGGGGCAGGGCATTACGTTAAAATGGTGCACAACGGTATTGAGTATGCGGATATGCAGCTGATCTGTGAGGCGTACCACTTTATGTCGAGCGCGTTAAACATGCCTGCACACGAGATTGGCGATGTATTTGAGGCGTGGAACCAAGGCGTACTCAATAGCTACTTAATGGAAATCAGTGCAGATATACTGCGCACTGATGATCCGGTGACAGGGCGACCGTTTGTTGAAATTGTTCTAGATAAAGCAGGCCAAAAAGGAACGGGGCTTTGGACCGCGGTGGATGCTTTGCAACAAGGGGCTCCTGCTCCAACTATTGCTCAAGCCGTATTTGCCCGTGCTCAGAGTAGTCAAAAAGAGACTCGTGGTTTAGCGTCTAGCGTTTTCAAGTCAGAACCGAACTCCGACACCGAGTTGGATAAAGCGTCACTGCTAGCAGAGTTACACGACGCGCTCTATTGTTCAAAGCTGACGGTTTATGCTCAGGGTTTTGATCTACTCAAGACCACCTCAGACAAAGAAGAGTGGGCACTAGATTTTGCTAACATCTCTAAGATATGGCGAGCGGGATGCATTATTCGAGCAATCTTCTTACAAGATATTACTCACGCTTATCAAGAGAACAAACAACTGGAGAACTTGCTCCTCGATCCTAAATTTGTTGAGCAACTAAATAATCGCTCGCTAGGCTGGCGAGGGTGCATTGCAAAAGCAGCGCTAACCGGCGTTCCAGTGCCCGCAATGAGCTCAGCGTTGAGCTACTTTGACGGGCTTCGCAGTGCGGTTGTGCCAGCGAACTTACTCCAAGCTCAGCGAGATTACTTTGGTTCACACAGTTATGCGAGAATTGATGAACCGGAGGAGGCTCGCTATCACTTGACTTGGAGCCGCGAGCAAAAACAACAGATTTCGGTATAA
- a CDS encoding aldolase/citrate lyase/malate synthase family protein, whose translation MNMLTFDKTEIQKQNKPFIAEAVFAVETINASQASEKQVKAKQLLDRLFPLENGSHKEVTAYVIDYRHVMAYFKDGSHSGLKHPKHFVAYMGEKEDPTSILFRDGTGSHVEVTFGNHKGTGCIELIDIEDIQLETCTTFPQEMAEMAAMRHWISLVKGDEKGKPRACTEEKEYTAKNGDDYQLECCYTMK comes from the coding sequence ATGAATATGCTGACATTCGATAAGACTGAAATCCAAAAACAAAATAAGCCATTTATCGCTGAAGCAGTCTTCGCGGTAGAAACTATCAACGCAAGCCAAGCCAGTGAAAAGCAAGTAAAAGCTAAGCAGCTACTTGATCGCTTGTTCCCATTAGAGAACGGCTCTCATAAAGAAGTGACCGCGTATGTTATCGATTACCGCCATGTAATGGCTTACTTCAAAGACGGCAGCCATAGTGGCCTTAAGCATCCAAAACACTTTGTCGCTTACATGGGCGAAAAAGAAGACCCGACGTCAATTCTGTTTAGAGATGGCACAGGAAGCCACGTTGAGGTGACCTTTGGTAACCATAAAGGGACAGGTTGTATTGAACTGATAGATATCGAAGATATTCAATTGGAGACTTGTACGACTTTCCCGCAAGAAATGGCAGAAATGGCGGCGATGCGCCACTGGATTAGCCTAGTGAAAGGCGACGAAAAAGGTAAACCAAGAGCTTGTACTGAAGAAAAAGAGTACACCGCAAAAAATGGTGATGACTACCAATTAGAGTGCTGCTATACGATGAAATAA
- a CDS encoding gluconokinase, with protein sequence MKAKKILVMGVSGCGKSLIGSEIAKSLNLPFYDGDDYHPKANVEKMRQGTPLKDDDRIGWLHTLNRLYVENEAAVIACSALKPEYRDILRLDNQDLVIVFLKGEFETIWSRHQKRDNHYFNGESMLRSQFEALREPTLEEALHIDIRHSVEEVVEQALQAIEESYS encoded by the coding sequence ATGAAAGCAAAGAAAATATTAGTGATGGGCGTATCAGGCTGCGGTAAGAGCTTGATTGGCAGCGAGATTGCGAAGTCCCTTAATTTACCGTTTTATGATGGTGATGATTACCACCCGAAAGCCAACGTTGAGAAGATGCGTCAAGGTACGCCGCTCAAAGATGATGACCGAATTGGTTGGCTGCATACTTTAAATCGTCTCTACGTCGAGAATGAAGCAGCGGTTATCGCTTGCTCCGCGCTAAAACCTGAGTACCGCGACATCTTAAGGCTAGATAACCAAGATCTAGTGATCGTGTTTCTTAAAGGCGAGTTCGAAACCATTTGGTCTCGTCATCAAAAACGCGATAACCACTACTTCAATGGTGAAAGTATGTTGAGGAGTCAATTTGAAGCACTTCGAGAGCCAACACTGGAGGAAGCGCTACACATTGATATTCGCCATTCAGTGGAAGAGGTCGTTGAACAAGCTTTACAGGCGATTGAGGAGTCATACTCATGA
- a CDS encoding TRAP transporter substrate-binding protein: MKAMTKTLLAATITSLFSASALAADFNLKIQSSDPSGDLNYKVQQNWAERVEKMSSGRIEIDLLPVGAVVKHTETLGAIKMGILDGQVTATGYFSGKDPAFGLIGNMVGAWSDTTQLLQYMNYGGGNELMTELYAPYGVKFVGASTTGVESFISKKPIDGVDDLKGLKLRAPEGLVQQVFAAAGATPVNLPGSEVFTGLSKGVIDAADYTVFSTNQKAGMNDIATHPVQPGFHSLPLIDISISQKKWDKMPEDLQTILQTSVRDFSYDMTTQLKMADQAAVKEAQANPNITIHNWSDEERKKFREIAKTQWKVFAERSPNAQKVYDSVTTFLETNGLL, encoded by the coding sequence ATGAAAGCGATGACTAAAACTCTGCTTGCTGCCACGATTACCAGTCTTTTCTCCGCCTCAGCGCTAGCTGCAGATTTTAATCTAAAGATTCAATCATCAGATCCGTCTGGCGATCTTAACTACAAGGTTCAGCAAAACTGGGCAGAGCGCGTTGAGAAAATGTCTAGCGGCCGCATCGAAATCGACCTATTACCAGTAGGTGCTGTGGTTAAACACACTGAAACCTTAGGCGCTATCAAAATGGGTATCCTAGATGGTCAAGTGACAGCGACCGGTTATTTCTCAGGTAAAGATCCAGCGTTCGGCCTTATCGGCAACATGGTAGGTGCTTGGTCAGATACAACACAGTTACTGCAATACATGAACTATGGTGGCGGTAACGAACTAATGACTGAGCTGTATGCGCCTTACGGTGTTAAGTTTGTTGGCGCTTCAACTACAGGTGTTGAATCCTTTATTTCTAAGAAGCCGATTGATGGTGTTGATGATCTAAAAGGTTTGAAACTTCGCGCACCAGAAGGTCTGGTTCAGCAAGTGTTTGCAGCTGCGGGTGCGACGCCTGTTAACTTGCCAGGTTCAGAAGTATTTACCGGTCTTAGCAAAGGTGTTATTGACGCAGCAGACTACACGGTTTTCTCAACCAACCAGAAAGCGGGCATGAACGATATCGCAACGCATCCTGTTCAACCTGGCTTCCACTCTTTGCCGCTAATCGATATCTCTATCTCGCAAAAGAAATGGGACAAGATGCCGGAAGATTTGCAAACCATTCTTCAGACCTCGGTACGCGACTTCTCTTACGATATGACGACTCAGCTAAAAATGGCTGACCAAGCTGCAGTGAAGGAAGCGCAAGCAAACCCAAATATCACCATTCACAACTGGTCTGACGAAGAGCGTAAGAAATTCCGTGAAATTGCCAAGACTCAATGGAAAGTGTTTGCAGAGCGTTCTCCAAATGCACAAAAAGTGTATGACTCAGTAACAACATTCTTAGAAACCAATGGTCTTCTTTAA